Sequence from the Malaciobacter pacificus genome:
ATGGATATAAATATGCCTATTATGGATGGGGTTGAGTCTTTTAATAAAATTAGAGAGTATGAATCTAGTATAAATAAAAAACAAACTCCTATTTGTGCCCTAACAGCAAATGCAATAAAAGGAGACAGAGAAAAATTCTTAGAGTTAGGGATGAATGATTATTTAAGCAAACCTATAAATACAAAAGAGTTATTAAGAGTTTTAAATAAGTATTTAGTTTTTACTAAGATTGAAAAAGAGGTTGTTAATAATAAAATAGAAGTGCAGAAGGTTTGTAAAACTTTGAGTGTAAGTGAAAAAATTGCTATTAAGATAATAGAAAAATTTGAAAAAGATATTAAAAAAGATATTTTTGAATTAGAGAAATTTATTGAATCTAATGATGAAGTAAATATTAAAGAAAAAGCTCATTATATAAAAAATTCTTGTTTAAATGTTGCATTAGATGATATTTGTAATTTCTTGCAAGAGTTAGAATCTGAAAAAACAACAACTAGTGAAAAACAGAGTTTATTTAAGAATATTAAAGAGAAATTATCAAATTATTTATAGATAGGAGATAGAGTATGAAAGGTATAGTTTTTACAGAATTAATTGAGTTTGTTGAGGATGCTTTAGGTTTTGACGTAGCTGATAAGATGATAGAAAAAGCAAAGTTAGAAAATGATGGAGCCTTTACTCAAGGTGGTAATTATCCTTTTTCTCAAATGTTAAAATTGCTAGGGGCTTTATCTGAGATTACAGCTAAAAAGCCAAATGAGTTACTTTTTATTTTTGGAAAACATTTATTTAGTGTTTTAGTAAAACTTTATAATAAAGATATACAAAAAGTTGGAGGAGCTTTAGAGTTTATTGATAGTGTAGAACAATTAGTTCATGTGGAAGTAAAAAAGCTTTATCCCGATGTTGATTTACCTACTTTCCAAACAGTTTCTAAAGATGAGAATAGTATGGTATTAGTATATAAATCAGAAAAAAGGTTAGAATCTTTTGCCCATGGTTTGATGATAGCTTGTGGAGAATATTTCAATGAAAATTTAGATATAAGTTATAAAACAATTAGTCAAGAGCCTTATGAGGTTCAATTTAATATAAAGAAAAGTTAAAAAGATGGAAGAGAAAAATCCTTGGCAGGCTCGTTTTGAAAGAGAAAGAAAAGCTAGAAAAGAGAGTGAGAGACTTCTTGAAGAAAAAAGTTTAGAACTTTGGAAAATAAATCAAGACCTTGAAGCTTTAGTTGAGAAAAGAACTAAGTCTTTGCAAAAAGCTTTAGAAAAAGCTAAAAAAGCAGATAAAGTTAAATCAGACTTTTTAGCTAATATGTCTCATGAAATAAGAACACCTTTAAATTCTATTATAGGTTTTTCTCAATTTTTAGTAAATGATAAAACTATAGGTGATAAAAATATTAAAAGTGCATCAATTATCGAATCAAGTGCAAATTCATTATTAACAATAATTAATGATATACTTGATTTTTCTAAAATTGAAAGTGGAAACTTTGATATATCAATGTCACAAACTAATATAAATGAAGTTTGTAATGAAGTAGTTGATTTATTATCAAATAAAATTGAGAAAAAACAACTGAAGTTTGATTATAAATATGATAGTAAAATTCCAAAATATATATTAACAGATGGTTTAAGATTAAAACAAGTTTTACTAAATCTTTTAAGCAATGCTATAAAATTTACCCCAGAATCAAAAAACATTAGTTTTTTTGTTAATTTAGTAGATGAAGACTCTTCAAAGGTTTCAATAGAGTTTGAAGTTAGTGATACTGGAATTGGTATACCAAATGATAAATTACAAACAATTTTTAATCCTTTTATACAACTTGAAAATATTGAAAATAAACATCATACAGGTACAGGTTTAGGTCTAAGTATTTGTAGAAATATCTTAGAAAAATTAGATTCAGAATTTCAAATTAAAAGTAAGATTAATCATGGAACTACTTTTAAATTCATTTTGAATGTAGAAGTTTGCCAGAGTGATAAAGTAGAAATAAAAGAAAAGGAGCAAAAAATTAAAACTGATGAACAGATTATAAAAGGTAAAATCTTAATAGCTGAGGATAATAGTGCAAATCAACAATTAATTGATATTGTGTTTGAAGAACTAGGAGTTGATTATAAACTTGCTATAAATGGCCAAGATGTAATTGATATTTATAAAAAATATCATGAAGATTTTGACTTAATTTTAATGGATATAAATATGCCAATAATGAATGGAATTGAGGCTTTTTATGAGATTAGAGAATATGAAGAGAATCAAAGCTTAAATCCTATTCCAGTAGTTGCTTTAACTGCTAATGCAATAAAAGGAGATAGGGAAAAGTTCATTTCCTTGGGAATGAATGATTATTTAAGTAAGCCAATTAATCTAGATGAATTAGAAAAACTACTACAAAAATATACAAAATAAAATATTTCAATATGTAATAATATTGTAATTTGAGATAAAATAGTGTAAAATAGCTTTATGTTTTTGCACTTAGATTTAGATTGCTTTTTTGTTTCTGCTCATAGAACCTTAGATGATAGTTTGTTTCATATTCCAGTTGCTGTTGGAGGACGAAGTAATCTTAATATATTTTCTTCTAAAAAAGAGGTTAGAAAAATATCTTCTAATAGTGGAGCTTTTGTAAGTACTATTCTTACAAATGAGGGTATGAAAAGCTTCAAAGATTACTTTGTTGATGAGAATGGAAAAATCAGAGGTATTGTAACTACATCTTCTTATGAGGCAAGAGCATATGGAGTTAAAACAGCAATGAGCGTAAATGAGGCATTAAAATTATGTCCTCATTTAAAAATGTTAGCACCAAACTATCCTTTATACCATGACTTATCAAATAAATTAAAAGAATTACTAATAAAAGAAATACCACTTGTAGAACAGTTTTCAATCGATGAATTTTTTGGAGATGTTACTGGATATATTGATGAGGATGAGATTGTAGAGTTTGCTTATAAGCTAAAGAGAAAAATACAAAAAGAGTTAAAACTGCCTGTTTCAATAGGAATAGCTAATACAAAGTATCTTTCCAAACTTATCACAGAATATGCAAAACCAGATGGTGTTAAGTATGTGAGTCGTGACCATATTGCAAATTTTATAAAAAATATCCCAATTGAAGAGTTCCCTGGTATTGGAAAAGGTTTTCAATCAAGATTAAAAGGATATGGAATACGAACACTTGGTGATGTGAAAAATAATCAAAAGCTTTTTTATTCATGGAAAAAACCAGGTATTGATTTATATAACCGTATTTGTGGAATAAGGGATAATAAGCTTACTACTTTTAGAGAAAAAAAATCTATAGGAATAGGGCGAACCTTTGATGTATTATATGATAGAGAAGAGTTAAGAAGAAGGGTAATTATTCTTTCTAGGTATCTTTGTTTTTTAGTTAAAAAAGCAAATGTAAATCCACTAAGTTATCATATAAAGATAAAATATGAATCAAGAATAAAATCAAAAAATTATATAAATGTAAATACAATTTTTAATGAACTTGATTTTAAAAAACATATGGCAAAGCTTTTTGAAGAAAATGATAACCATCCAAGTCATGGAGTAGTTCAGCTTATGATTAGTGTTACCAATTTTGCAAAAATAAATGAATATACCTATAATCTCTTTGAATATGAAGATAATCTAAAAAAAAGAGAGTTAACAAATCAGCTTCAAAAAGTTAGGGCAAAATATGGGGTAGATGTGATAAAGTCATTGAGTGAAATTAAAAATGATGATTAGAATTTAGTTTTATTAATAAATAGTTTTTTTTAGTTATTATTGCACAAAGAAAAAGCCTTTTTATAAAGGATAACTTAAAGAGGAAGTAGTTTTAAAAATAGACAATAATTTATTAACAATATATTTTAAAAGAACATAGCAAGTATTTTTACTTGCTAATGTTTGATTTTTGAAGTACTTGTTTTTTGCAATTATCTAGAATTTTGCAGAAGTATTTCCATAATCAAACAAATATGTTTGGTTAACAATTTAGTATGAAGATAGCTTTATTGTATTGCTATCATAATGATTTAAGTACTAACTTGTGATCTTTTACAATTTACTGTTTATGACTTTGCAAATACACGAGCAGGATCATAAGGTGTGTTATACTTAAATATAGAGTAGATAATTGTTGCAAGTTTCCTTGAAACAGCGATTAGTCCCTCTTGTTTAGATTTGCCTTGTGACCTTTTGGTATCATAGTATTGCTTGAGTTCTTTGTTGTGTATCATACAACTAACACTTGCTAAATATAATGCATGCTTAGCTAAAGAAGAACCTCTTTTAGAAAGCTTTCCAGTTGATTTAGAATTACCAGAACTATTTTCTGTAGGAAATAATCCTAAATAACCAATAAATTTAGTAGGTTTAGAGAATCTTGATAAGTCACCACATTCACTAATAATTGCAGCAATAGTTTTAGAAGAAACTCCAGGAATTGTTTTTAAGTTCTCAATTAAAGAGTTAGTTGGAACATCTTCTTCTTTACTAATACCTTGTTTGTCTAAAAGAGCTAGTATCTCATCTTCTAAGATGGATAACTCTTCTTGGTACATTTTAAGTAATCTAATAGAGCTTTTAATTGCAATAGCTCTTGCATCTTTGGCTTTACCAGAATATATTGAAGATTTAGCTAGTTCTAAAACCTTTAAAGCTTTTTCATTATTAAAATTATTACCTTGAATATGACGAAATATCTTCATAATTCTGTCAACACTACTGTGTTTATAGTGGTGAGATGTTGGATACTTATCTAAAAGAGCTAAACCACAGATACTAAAAAT
This genomic interval carries:
- a CDS encoding ATP-binding protein; translation: MEEKNPWQARFERERKARKESERLLEEKSLELWKINQDLEALVEKRTKSLQKALEKAKKADKVKSDFLANMSHEIRTPLNSIIGFSQFLVNDKTIGDKNIKSASIIESSANSLLTIINDILDFSKIESGNFDISMSQTNINEVCNEVVDLLSNKIEKKQLKFDYKYDSKIPKYILTDGLRLKQVLLNLLSNAIKFTPESKNISFFVNLVDEDSSKVSIEFEVSDTGIGIPNDKLQTIFNPFIQLENIENKHHTGTGLGLSICRNILEKLDSEFQIKSKINHGTTFKFILNVEVCQSDKVEIKEKEQKIKTDEQIIKGKILIAEDNSANQQLIDIVFEELGVDYKLAINGQDVIDIYKKYHEDFDLILMDINMPIMNGIEAFYEIREYEENQSLNPIPVVALTANAIKGDREKFISLGMNDYLSKPINLDELEKLLQKYTK
- a CDS encoding Y-family DNA polymerase codes for the protein MFLHLDLDCFFVSAHRTLDDSLFHIPVAVGGRSNLNIFSSKKEVRKISSNSGAFVSTILTNEGMKSFKDYFVDENGKIRGIVTTSSYEARAYGVKTAMSVNEALKLCPHLKMLAPNYPLYHDLSNKLKELLIKEIPLVEQFSIDEFFGDVTGYIDEDEIVEFAYKLKRKIQKELKLPVSIGIANTKYLSKLITEYAKPDGVKYVSRDHIANFIKNIPIEEFPGIGKGFQSRLKGYGIRTLGDVKNNQKLFYSWKKPGIDLYNRICGIRDNKLTTFREKKSIGIGRTFDVLYDREELRRRVIILSRYLCFLVKKANVNPLSYHIKIKYESRIKSKNYINVNTIFNELDFKKHMAKLFEENDNHPSHGVVQLMISVTNFAKINEYTYNLFEYEDNLKKRELTNQLQKVRAKYGVDVIKSLSEIKNDD
- a CDS encoding IS110 family transposase; translated protein: MYYVGIDIAKNFHVVTIIDEDEVKVTTKPLRITNCINGFKKFITKLEKLSLNTNDFIIGLEATGIYGENLWEFLNSHGFNVKLLNPFQTTRYREQHTMKKVKNDNIDSWIIALFLKDGKFSSGYVTDDEYQSLRTLYRNRASIQSDMKEVKKRILTQVTVTFPELENFLDIFSICGLALLDKYPTSHHYKHSSVDRIMKIFRHIQGNNFNNEKALKVLELAKSSIYSGKAKDARAIAIKSSIRLLKMYQEELSILEDEILALLDKQGISKEEDVPTNSLIENLKTIPGVSSKTIAAIISECGDLSRFSKPTKFIGYLGLFPTENSSGNSKSTGKLSKRGSSLAKHALYLASVSCMIHNKELKQYYDTKRSQGKSKQEGLIAVSRKLATIIYSIFKYNTPYDPARVFAKS
- a CDS encoding heme NO-binding domain-containing protein, with amino-acid sequence MKGIVFTELIEFVEDALGFDVADKMIEKAKLENDGAFTQGGNYPFSQMLKLLGALSEITAKKPNELLFIFGKHLFSVLVKLYNKDIQKVGGALEFIDSVEQLVHVEVKKLYPDVDLPTFQTVSKDENSMVLVYKSEKRLESFAHGLMIACGEYFNENLDISYKTISQEPYEVQFNIKKS